In the Aristaeella hokkaidonensis genome, GGCAACAACCTGGGAAAAACGCCGGGTCGCCAGCTCATAGGTAAAACAGCGCACATGGATATTATTCTCACAGAGATCACCGAACAGTTTCACGGGGACAATCAGGATACTGGCGGGCTGCTCAACCACCATATAGGACTCAAAGTTGATCTGTGCCAGCACGCTGGCAGCGGATATGATGCAGTCATCATCCTCTTCCAGCCGGAACAGGGTCACCTCCCTGCCTTCATCTGAAAGCAGATAAGCCCGGGAAGCCCCGCTGAGCAGATGGATCATGCCCACACATTCCACATCCGGACCAAAGAGCCGCTCTCCCGGCGCGTAATACCGGATATAGGCGGACTGCGCTACCTGCTGTTTCTCAGTCTCCGTAAGTTCTCCCCAGTAAGGGAGCTGTTTCAGCGTTTCTGCGTTCATCGGATGTCCCTCCTGTCAGATTCCCGGAACGGATCCCGGGGATTTTATTTGCCTGTGTTTATCTCCTTTGCGTTTTTCAATTGTTTATGTATTGTTTTTTTCCTGTTTTCGTG is a window encoding:
- a CDS encoding Crp/Fnr family transcriptional regulator is translated as MNAETLKQLPYWGELTETEKQQVAQSAYIRYYAPGERLFGPDVECVGMIHLLSGASRAYLLSDEGREVTLFRLEEDDDCIISAASVLAQINFESYMVVEQPASILIVPVKLFGDLCENNIHVRCFTYELATRRFSQVVAAIEQTLFSRLDKRLAKYLLETYEKTGIRDIRMTQEELARQVNSVRETVGRMLKRFAGEGLIENRRGTVVLKDLEKLEKTAKK